Part of the Niallia alba genome is shown below.
ATATTAGATAAACAGACAGTAGAGTCATCTCCTATTTCAAAAGAATTTTTAGAACAGCAGAAAGCAATGATTAATGGGAAAAGTTCATCTTATAAATCTATTGTTATTACGAAAGATACTATCTATTTTTCGCAGATTGCTTCTAATACGTTAAAAAAGAGAACAGTCCAGTTGATGGTTTAAGAATACTTATGGATGCAAAATGAAATGAAAAATTTTTTGATGTCAATGAAAGTTAGGTGATCAATATGTCAACGGAACAAAATCCAGTTGAACAACAATCATATGATGAAAGTCAGATACAGGTTTTAGAAGGCCTAGAGGCTGTAAGGAAAAGACCAGGGATGTATATTGGGTCAACAAGTGCACGAGGTTTGCATCATTTAGTGTGGGAAATCGTTGATAACAGCATTGATGAAGCCTTAGCCGGTTTTTGTAATGAGATCAATATCATTATAGAAAAAGATAATAGTATTACGGTTAAAGATAATGGTCGTGGTATTCCTGTTGGTATTCAGGAGAAAATGGGAAGACCAGCCGTGGAAGTAATCATGACTGTGCTTCATGCCGGAGGAAAATTTGGTGGCGGGGGCTATAAAGTATCTGGTGGACTGCATGGTGTAGGGGCTTCTGTAGTTAATGCTCTGTCAACCGAGCTAGAGGTTTTTGTTCATCGAGATGGAAATATTTATTACCAAAAATATCAAAAAGGGGTTCCCGCTGCCGATTTAGAAATTATCGGCGAAACAGACAATACAGGGACTACTACACACTTTAAGCCAGATAGTGAGATTTTTAAGGAAACATTAGAGTATGATTATGAAACTTTAGCTAATCGTGTCCGAGAGCTTGCTTTCTTAAACCGTGATATTCGCATTACGATTGAAGATACACGTGAAGGTATGGAAAAAAGAAAAGAGTACCATTATGAAGGTGGTATAAAATCATACGTTGAGCATTTAAATCGTAACAAAGAAGTGCTTTTTGAAGAACCGATTTATATTGAAGGAGAAAAAGATGGGATTACTGTTGAAATCTCTTTCCAGTATAATGACGGCTATACAGGTAACATTCATTCTTTCGCGAATAATATTAATACACACGAAGGGGGAACACATGAGTCTGGATTTAAGACAGCTCTTACTCGTGTTATTAATGATTACTCAAGAAAAAATAATTTGTTAAAAGAATCAGATGCAAATCTTTCTGGTGAAGATGTAAGAGAAGGACTTGTTGCAATTGTTTCCGTTAAGCATCCAGACCCGCAATTCGAAGGACAAACGAAAACAAAATTAGGAAATTCGGAAGTTCGTGCGATAACAGACACTGTTTTTTCCGAACATCTTGAGAAATTCCTATTGGAAAATCCTACCGTAGCTCGCAAGATTGTAGATAAAGGGCAAATGGCTTTAAGAGCAAGAATTGCAGCGAAAAAGGCGAGAGAATTAACAAGACGAAAAAGTGCTCTTGAAGTTTCAAGCTTACCAGGGAAATTGGCGGATTGTTCTTCCAGGGATCCTAAGATTAGTGAGTTATTCATTGTAGAGGGTGACTCGGCAGGTGGTTCGGCAAAATCAGGACGAGATCGTCATTTCCAAGCGATTCTGCCATTAAGAGGTAAAATCCTTAATGTTGAAAAAGCAAGACTAGACCGAATCCTATCGAATAATGAGGTTCGTTCGATGATTACTGCAATTGGCACTGGAATCGGTGATGATTATGATATTTCAAAAGCGAGATATCATAAAATTGTTATTATGACAGATGCTGATGTCGATGGTGCTCATATTCGAACATTATTGCTAACCTTCTTCTATCGCTATATGAGAAAGATAGTCGAAGCTGGTTATATCTACATTGCGCAGCCGCCTTTATATAGCATTAAGCAAGGGAAAAAACTTGAATATGCATATAGTGATAAACAATTACAGGAAGTGCTAGCTACATTGCCAGCTAATCCTAAGCCGAATATTCAACGTTATAAAGGATTAGGAGAAATGAATGCAGAGCAATTATGGGATACAACAATGGATCCTGAAAGAAGAGTGCTCTTGCAGGTAAGTTTAGATGATGCCATTGAAGCAGATGAGACGTTTGAAATGCTAATGGGTGATAAAGTAGAACCGCGTAGAAACTTTATCGAAGAAAATGCTACCTATGTAAAAAATCTAGATGTTTAAAAGATAGGAAAAGAAATCTGGTGCTGATTAAATTGGCACCTTGTGTGTTTCTTTAGAAGTTAGTTATTCCTATTAATCATAAGGAATTCGATTAGATTTACTTATTCTCTTATTAGTTTAGTAAGAAAAAAGATTATCTAGTTGTTTCTTAAGGAGGTTCCTTTCCATGGCTGATATGCCAAATTCTCAAATTAAAGATAGAAATATAAGTAAAGAAATGCGAGATTCATTCTTAGATTATGCAATGAGTGTTATTGTTTCGCGTGCTCTTCCAGATGTACGTGATGGATTAAAACCTGTACAC
Proteins encoded:
- the remB gene encoding extracellular matrix regulator RemB — its product is MYVHIGENILVRTSEIITILDKQTVESSPISKEFLEQQKAMINGKSSSYKSIVITKDTIYFSQIASNTLKKRTVQLMV
- the gyrB gene encoding DNA topoisomerase (ATP-hydrolyzing) subunit B, whose product is MSTEQNPVEQQSYDESQIQVLEGLEAVRKRPGMYIGSTSARGLHHLVWEIVDNSIDEALAGFCNEINIIIEKDNSITVKDNGRGIPVGIQEKMGRPAVEVIMTVLHAGGKFGGGGYKVSGGLHGVGASVVNALSTELEVFVHRDGNIYYQKYQKGVPAADLEIIGETDNTGTTTHFKPDSEIFKETLEYDYETLANRVRELAFLNRDIRITIEDTREGMEKRKEYHYEGGIKSYVEHLNRNKEVLFEEPIYIEGEKDGITVEISFQYNDGYTGNIHSFANNINTHEGGTHESGFKTALTRVINDYSRKNNLLKESDANLSGEDVREGLVAIVSVKHPDPQFEGQTKTKLGNSEVRAITDTVFSEHLEKFLLENPTVARKIVDKGQMALRARIAAKKARELTRRKSALEVSSLPGKLADCSSRDPKISELFIVEGDSAGGSAKSGRDRHFQAILPLRGKILNVEKARLDRILSNNEVRSMITAIGTGIGDDYDISKARYHKIVIMTDADVDGAHIRTLLLTFFYRYMRKIVEAGYIYIAQPPLYSIKQGKKLEYAYSDKQLQEVLATLPANPKPNIQRYKGLGEMNAEQLWDTTMDPERRVLLQVSLDDAIEADETFEMLMGDKVEPRRNFIEENATYVKNLDV